The segment TCAGAATGTCTTTCGCCTGGTACTCGTGTATATTCATGAGGTTAGGTTGATGTTATTAGGTGCACGAAAGTAAGGTATACGGCTAACTTTTCAAAGTTGCCTGCTGCATTCGTCATTTCCCGGCTTTATAGTACCGGGCCATGACCTGCGCGGCGGGTAAACCCTGTGGGGTAAAATCGCGACGAGCCCTGCCATTTTCCCGCACATGCGGGTACCATTTCCAGATAAAGGTGCCCCTGAACCAAGGCTTTTGCCAGAAGGTGCGGTACATGGCCTCATACAGGCGCTCTTGGGTGGCCGGGTCTTCAGGCTCTGTGGCTTGTCCGCGGGATGGCCAGGTCCAGGGTTCCGCGGCAGCATGGGGTATGTTTCGGTAACCCACTTCAGTAAACACAACGGGTTTGTTGAATTTGCGCTGCAGTTTCTCTATAGTTTTCACGTGCGGCTCCCAGGCTTTTAAAAGATCAGACAAGGTGGGGGCTGGTTTCTTACTTAGTGGGAAGTAAGCTTGTACGCCAATAAAGTCAAGGTCGTCCCAGAACTCTATGTCTTCAAACTCATCGCTCCAGTTGGCGGCATAGGTCAGTTTGCCTCTGTATACCTGCCGGATGTCCTTTATCAATTGTCGCCAATCCCGTGGCCTTTCTACCGCTGCCATATGCAGTTCAGTGCCAATACACACTGCTTCTATTTGCATGGAGTCTGCCAGGCGGGCGTAATGCAGCATCATGGTGCGGTAGTTCTGAAACCAGGTTTTCCAGTCCTCTTCTGAAGTCATTTTAATAGAGCCCACCCATGCGCCGTCTTTGTTGTTCCGGAGCCAGATATGGGGTTTCAACAGAGTTTTCAATCCGATAGATCTAGCCAGTTGGGTAGTCTGGATCAAGCCTTCGTCTCGCTCGCCCCAATACCCGCGTTGGCTGCTGAAAGCCAGTTCTGGGGTGTTATGGTTTTTCTGCCACCCAAACGGGGTTTGTGCAATCCATTCCACCCCGTGGTCTTTTGCCTTTTGCAACTGCTCCAGCGTAACGGTATCGGCGGCCACCCAATTCACCCCGCGCATCAGCTCCATTTGAGGCAGGGGTGGTGGAGGCGTATAACGGCAGGCAGAAAGCTGTAGCAGCAAACAGAAAGAGAGGATAGGCAACAGGTTCATGTGTCTAAGATAAAGCATTTTCTGTTTCTGCCATGTTTTGGTGAATCTGCCGTAAAACCAATAAGAAGTATCTGCCGTTGAGACGCAGAAGGCTTATTTCCTGAAGAGGTTGCAAATGCGGCCCCTTCGTTATTGTTTTGCAGTTCATGAGTATAGAGAAACCAGTTTTGTTGGAGGCCCGCGGGCTGTTTAAGTCTTACGGAAAACTTCCGGTTTTGAAGGGCATTGATCTCACCATCGGCGAAGCCGAAGTGGTTTCCATTGTAGGCGCTTCTGGCGCCGGGAAAAGCACGCTGCTTCATTTGCTGGGTACCTTAGATGCACCCGATGCCGGCGATGTTTACCTGCACGGCCAGAAGATCTCCGGGATGAGCAACAAAGAGGTCGCCCGTTTCCGGAACCGGAACATTGGCTTCATCTTCCAGTTCCACAACCTGCTGCCGGAGTTTACCGCCCTGGAGAACGTGAGCTTACCCGGTTTTCTGGCCGATCGGCCGGAGAAGGAGGTGGAAACCCGCGCTAAAGAATTGTTGCAGATGTTGGGCTTGGGCCACCGCATGGACCATAAACCCTCTGAAATGAGCGGGGGCGAACAACAACGGACAGCCGTGGCGCGTGCTCTTATCAATTCGCCTAAACTCATTTTCGCGGATGAACCTAGCGGGAACCTGGATTCTAAAAATGCGGAGGAGCTTCACCAGATTTTCTTCAAACTTAGAGAGGACTTAGGGCAGACGTTTGTGCTGGTGACGCATAATCCTGTTCTGGCAGATATGGCGGATCGTAAGCTTACCATGAAGGATGGATTTTTGCTGCAGCCAGAAGAAGTTTAGCAAGAGATTAGTGTGCATGCTTTTTGCAGATGCTGG is part of the Rufibacter tibetensis genome and harbors:
- a CDS encoding glycoside hydrolase family 113; amino-acid sequence: MLYLRHMNLLPILSFCLLLQLSACRYTPPPPLPQMELMRGVNWVAADTVTLEQLQKAKDHGVEWIAQTPFGWQKNHNTPELAFSSQRGYWGERDEGLIQTTQLARSIGLKTLLKPHIWLRNNKDGAWVGSIKMTSEEDWKTWFQNYRTMMLHYARLADSMQIEAVCIGTELHMAAVERPRDWRQLIKDIRQVYRGKLTYAANWSDEFEDIEFWDDLDFIGVQAYFPLSKKPAPTLSDLLKAWEPHVKTIEKLQRKFNKPVVFTEVGYRNIPHAAAEPWTWPSRGQATEPEDPATQERLYEAMYRTFWQKPWFRGTFIWKWYPHVRENGRARRDFTPQGLPAAQVMARYYKAGK
- a CDS encoding ABC transporter ATP-binding protein, with amino-acid sequence MSIEKPVLLEARGLFKSYGKLPVLKGIDLTIGEAEVVSIVGASGAGKSTLLHLLGTLDAPDAGDVYLHGQKISGMSNKEVARFRNRNIGFIFQFHNLLPEFTALENVSLPGFLADRPEKEVETRAKELLQMLGLGHRMDHKPSEMSGGEQQRTAVARALINSPKLIFADEPSGNLDSKNAEELHQIFFKLREDLGQTFVLVTHNPVLADMADRKLTMKDGFLLQPEEV